The Terriglobales bacterium DNA window GCGCTCGGTTGGCCCGTGCAAGCAGGCCATGAGCGACGCGGGGGTTACGCCCGACAAGATCGACGAAGTCGTGCTGGTGGGCGGTCAGACGCGCATGCCGCGTATTCAGGCGCTGGTGAAGGAGTTGTTCGGCAAAGATCCGCACAAGGGCGTGAATCCGGATGAGGTGGTAGCTGTCGGAGCTGCGATTCAGGGCGGCGTGCTCGGCGGCGATGTTAAGGATCTGTTGCTGCTGGACGTCACTCCATTGACGCTCTCGATCGAGACGTTGGGCGGTGTGTCGACGCCGATGATTCCGCGCAATACCACGATTCCGACCCGCAAGTCGGAGATATTCTCTACCGCGGCTGACAATCAGACGTCGGTGGAGGTGCACGTATTGCAAGGCGAGCGCCCGATGGCGGGGCAGAACCGGACGCTGGGCAAATTCCACCTGAGTGGAATTCCGCCAGCTCCGCGTGGTGTGCCGCAGATCGAGGTCACGTTTGACATCGACGCCAACGGCATTCTGAACGTGACGGCCAAGGACCTAGCGACGCAGAAGGACCAGAAGATCACGATTACGTCGTCTTCGGGTCTCAGCAAGGACGAGGTCGAGCGCATGGCGAAGGAAGCCGACGCGCACGCAGCCGAGGACAAAGCGAAGCGCGAGGAGATCGAGGCCCGCAACCAGCTCGACTCCATGGTGTACAGCGTGGAGAAGATGTTCCGCGAGCACGGAGACAAGATCTCCGGTTCGGAGCGAGGCGAGGTCGAAGCTGCGCTGGCCGATGCCAAGAAAGCCCTGGAGTCAAACGACAAGGGGCAGATGGAGTCGGCACGCAATCGCCTGACCCAGGCTTCGCATAAACTGGCGGAGCAGATGTACAAGGCCACCGCGCAGCCGGGGCAGCCGGGCGCGGGGGCGCAGGCGGGCGGTCCTCAGCCGGGCAGTGACGGCCAGGCGAAGAAAGACGAAGGCGTCATCGACGCGGAATACGTCGACGTGGATGAGAAAAAGTAATGGGGGAGCGGGGCTTCGGCCCGGCTGCTAATATTCCTCGAGAGAGGGATTTGAAAAGTTCGCCGCGGATGGACACGGATCCGAAGGGATAAAACCTGATCCGTTGAGGCTGTGCCGGTCCGCGGCAACCAATTTTTCAGGACGCGCCGGAATAGAAACGATGATGGTCAGCAAAAGACAAAGAATCAGGAAGAACGACAGAATGCAGATTGAATTGAATGGTCAGAGATATTTTGTGAATTTCATCCCCGGGATGGACGAGTGGTTTGTGCTGGAGGACTCAGCGGCGGGGCTGCGCCAAATCCCGGTGGTGCATGATGCCGCCGAGCATATCGAGCGCTTCGTGATTCCTCCAGTGAACGAAGAGGGGGACGCGAACGGGTCTGTTTAGAACCCCGGCGTTTGTAAAGGATGAAGTCCGAGAACAAAAACCCCGGCCAAGCTGTGCTTGAACGGGGCACCCTCAGGATTTTCGCTGGCGACTTGTCTGCGGTGCTGACTGCGAATTAATGGCGACCACGACCAAGAAGGACTACTACGAGATTCTCGGCGTGAAAAAGTCTGCCTCCGCCGATGAGATCCGCAAGGCCTTCCGCAAGCTCGCGCGCAAATACCATCCGGACGTGAATCCCGGAGACAAAGCCGCTGAAGAGCGCTTCAAGTCCATCTCCGAGGCTAATGACGTCCTCAGCGATGCTAAGAAGCGCAAGATATACGATCAACTCGGCTATTACTCCGACAATATCGATCCCAAAGCAGCCGAGGCCTATGCCCGTGCGGCCCAGGGAGGTGGCTTTCCTGGCGGTGGTTTTCCGGGCGGCGGAGCGGGCACAGGCTCGGCGCAAGGTGTGCCGTTTGATTTCAGCGGATTCGATTTTTCTGACGTCGGGGAAACGGGCGCGCAGGCAGGCGGGCGGAAATCGAGCTTCCGCGATATTTTTTCCAACATCTTTAGCGGTGGGCGGGGTGGTTTCAGTGTTGAGCCCGAGGGGCCTGAACCGGGCAGCGATCTGGAATACCAGGTCACGGTACCTTTCTGGCAGGCGATCCGCGGCGGCGTGATGCGCCTGAATATTACGCGTTCCGATAGTTGCACGAACTGCCACGGCACGGGCTACGTTGAAAAGCCCGGGCCATGCCCGGAGTGCGGGGGCAAGGGAACTATTACGCAGACCAGCGGCCGGATGAAGTTCAATGTCCCCTGCCCGCGTTGTGGCGGCTCAGGCAAGGACCGCAGCGTGTGCCCGATCTGTTCAGGGGCGGGCACGGTAAACCGCACCGAGCCGCTCGAGATCCGCATTAAGCCGGGCACTCGCGACGGACAGCGCATTCGCATCCCGGGGAAAGGAAATGCCGGTCTGCACGGTGGCGAACCGGGCGATCTCTACATCATCGTGAGGCTGGAAGAGCATCCGGTGTTTCGCCGCGAAGGAGACGACATCTATCTGACGGTTCCCATCACCCCGACGGAAGCTGCGCTTGGTGGAAAGGTTGAGGTTCCTACTATTGACGGCCGCGCCTTGCTTCGCATCCCGCCCGGCACGCAGTCCGGGCAGAAACTGCGCCTGCGCGAGAAAGGCGTCCCCTCAGCAACACGGGAAGGAACTCGCGGAGACGAGATCGTGGAAGTGAAGATCGTGGTGCCACAGATTCGTGATGAGCGGTCGAAGGAAATCCTGCGCGAACTCACCAAGCTGAATCCTGAGGATCCCCGGCAGGAGCTGTTCAAGAACGTGTAGCAAATTGCAAGCGGGTAAATGGTAGTCAGGTGAGTTGTGTAATACCCAGTGAAACCGAAAACGCGAGATGCTTCGACTCCGCGCCCGCGACCCGCAAAAAGAGCGGGTCGGCAAAAGCTACGGCGCGTCGCTCAGGATGACGATTAAAATCCGTCCGCATTTTCGTCTACGATGACCCCCTCCCGTCAGGTTGGAATCGTCCTCGAGACTCCGCGGCTCTTCCTGCGCCGGCTGACGCTTTCCGACAGCGAAGCCCTGTTCGCGGTTCTGGGGGATCCCATCACCATGCAGTTTTATCCCGAGCCGCTCACGCGCCAGGGCGTGCAGCGATGGATCGAGCGTAACCTGGAACGCTACGAGAACGATGGATACGGCTTATGGGGTATAGCTCTCAAGACCTCTGGCCAACTTGTCGGAGATTGCGGTCTGGTTCGGCAGTTGGTGGAAGGCAGGCCGGAGATCGAGGTGGGCTACCACGTGCGCCGCGATCAATGGCGACGGGGCTACGCCACCGAAGCTGCTCGCGCCTGCATAGACTATGCGTTTCGCAACCTGCGGGTTTCACGGGTGATCTCGCTGATCCGTCCGGAGAATCTGCCGTCCCGCCGGGTGGCGGAAAAGAACGGTCTGGAGATCGATCACCAGATTCCGTGGCACCACGTACCCCATATTATTTATGCCATCGGGGAGCAGGAGTGGCGCAAGCAGATGACGCTAGACGGCGCGCCTCGAACCTGATGCCACATCGTCTGCACAGGAAAAGCAGATCCCTCGACTCTACGCCCGCGACCTACAGAACGCGCGGGTCATGAAAGCGACCGGCGCATCGCTCGGGATGACAATCCTCGTTAGTTTTTGCTTTACCTTCCTATCGCTCCGCCCTATTCTGCGCATCACACTTCCGCAAGACGTGCTCTTAGGAGGACGCGATCGAAATTGACGTATTCCGCCGCTTCCTTCTCGCCTGAATCGAATTTGCCGCCCCGGCAGCGAAACAGTCTGCGCAGGCTCAGCTTCTGGCCCCTGGTCATAGCAACCTTCTTCATGGTGTCGGGTGGCGCATACGGCACGGAGGACATCGTGCGCGGAGCCGGCTACTTGCGGGGGATCGTAATCCTGCTGCTCACGCCGCTGCTGTGGAGTGTGCCGACGGCGCTGATGATGGGCGAGCTCTCCAGTGCAATTCCCGCCGAAGGCGGCTATTACGCCTGGGTGCGGCGTGCGATGGGAGACTTCTGGGGGTTCCAGGAAGCCTGGCTGTCGCTCGGCGCGAGCATATTCGATATGGCGATCTATCCCACGCTCTTTGTCGCATACCTGACGCGCATGGTTCCGGCGCTGTCGCTTAGGCATCGCGGAGTGATGCTCGGCGTGGCGCTGGTGGCGCTTTGCGCGCTGCTGAATATCGCCGGAATACGAGTTGTGGCCACAACGTCGGTGGGGATGTTTCTGCTGCTGTCCGCGCCGTTCGCGTTAATTGTTCTGCTGGCGCCCTTTAAGCATGGCGCTTTGGCTTCAGGGGCGTTGGTTCACAGCGCTCCCGGCGGCGTGCCAGTGGGGATGGTTGGCGGGCTGCTGGTCGCCATGTGGAATTACATGGGATGGGACAACGCCTCGACGATTGCAGCCGAGGTCGACGAACCGCAGCGCACGTATCCGCGAGCCATTCTGACGGCGGTAGTGATTGTCGCCCTCAGCTACATTCTTCCCGTGGCTGCCATGTCGCTGACTGGCATCTCCCCGAATGCCTGGGAGACGGGATCGTGGGCGGATCTGGCGGGCCTGGTCGGCGGACCCGGGCTGCGCCTTGCAGTCGTTCTGGGAGGGATGATCAGCGCGTTCGGAATGTTTAATTGCCTGGTCCTGAGCTATTCGCGCCTGCCGCTGGCGATGGCGCAGGACGGCCTGCTGCCGAGCATTTTTGCGAGGGTGCATCCGCGGACCCAAGCTCCCTGGGTGGCGATCCTGGTTTGCGCCACGACGTGGGCGCTCTGTCTGGGGTTGGGTTTCGAACGGCTGGTTACGATCGATATTCTGGTATACGGCTCCAGTCTGCTGCTGGAATTTATCGCCCTGGTAGTCTTGCGAATCACGCAGCCCGATCTGCCGCGGCCGTTTCGAGTGCCGGGCGGAATTTTGGGAGTCGTCGCGCTAGGAGTCGCGCCGACCGTGCTCCTGGGATTTTCGGTAATTCGCAGCGAGCACGAGCAGATCCTGGGAATGAGCTCGTTTAGTGTTGGTTTGTTGCTGATGGCTGCGGGAGTTGCGGCCTACGGAATCCGGGCTGCGTGGCGGCAGCTGCGGCCGACGGAAGGGGCGACGCCGGATGCGCAGGGCTGAAGAGCTTCTGATCGCAGCGTCAGAACACGTGTCGTTACGGTCGCGTTGCGGCCACAGGTGCACGTTTGTGATTAGATAGAGGGTATAAATGTGTGAAATCGTCGGCATCTCGGGCATGCGCTACAAACACCAGATCCTTCGACTCGGGCCGGTAGTGGTGTACCCGGCCCTCGCTCAGGATGACAGTCCAAAAATCATTCGACTCCGCGCAGTCGAAAGTGTCAGCGCAGCAAGGGATTTCTAAGTGCCTAAGAAGCGCGGCAAAGGCGCGTACATGATTTCGGCGGTGGCCGAGATGTACGACATCCATCCGCAGACGCTGCGTCTGTACGAACGCGAAGGACTGCTGAAGCCCTCGCGGACCGAGGGCAACACGCGGCTTTACACGGACGAAGACCTGGAGCGGCTGGAGTTCATCTTGACACTGGCGCGGGATCTGGGGGTGAACATCTCCGGGATAGCCATCATCCTGCAAATGCGCGAGCGCATGGAGCAGATGCAGAAAGAGATGCAGGACTTCATGCGCGCCCTGCAAAGCGAGATGCTCAGCCGCATGTCTCAAGCTCAATCAACGGAAGGGGCGATTGTTCCGGTTCGGCGGGTGCCTGTGGGTCCGCCGGCTCCGGGGAGCAAAGAGCGGAAGTAGGGGTGCTGCCCGCAGGCCCTGGCAGCAAAACGGCCGCTCGTGCTGACAATCAAGAAGGAGCCACTTCCACCGACTTCTCCACTGCCTTGCGGAAATAATCCAGCGACAGGCGCAGACCCGTGTCCAAATCTACCTTCGGCTCCCAGCCGAGCAGCTTTTTTGCTTTACTGATGTCGGGTCGGCGCTGCTTGGGATCGTCTTGCGGAAGCGGCTCGAAGCGAATCTTGCTTTTGGAACCGGTGATCTCCAACACTCGTTTGGCGCACTCCAGGATCGTGAACTCGTTGGGGTTGCCGATATTGGTGGGGGAATGTGCTTCGGATTTCGCCAGACGCATGATGCCCTCGATCTCATCCTGCACGTAGCAGAAGCTACGGGTCTGCCTGCCGTCGCCGTACACGGTCAGCTCGGCGCCGGTGAGGGCCTGCTTCATGAAGTTGGGAATCACGCGGCCGTCATTGACTTGCATGCGCGGACCGTAGGTATTGAAGATGCGCACGATCTTGGTATCCATATTGTGGTAGCGGCGGTAGGCGGCGGTTACGGCTTCCGAGAAACGCTTGGCTTCGTCATATACCGATCGTGGACCGACTGGGTTCACATTTCCCCAGTAGGTTTCGACCTGGGGATGGACCAGGGGGTCGCCGTAGCACTCTGAGGTGGACGCCAAGAAAAACTTTGCGCCGTAGCGCTTGGCATGTTCCAGAGTATTCATGGTGCCGGTGGAGCCGACCCGCAGCGTGGCAATACCGTGAGCCATGTAATCCACAGGGCTCGCCGGACAGGCAAAATGGAAGACGTAATCC harbors:
- the dnaK gene encoding molecular chaperone DnaK, translating into MAKIIGIDLGTTNSVVAVMEGGEPKVIPNEEGGRTTPSVVAFTQSGERLVGQVAKRQAITNPQNTIYSIKRFMGRRYDEVSEEMKMVPYKVVKSGDHVAVMAQGKEYTPPQISAFILQKLKKAAEDYLGETVTDAVITVPAYFNDAQRQATKDAGQIAGLNVKRIINEPTAAALAYGLDKKKDETIAVYDFGGGTFDISILEVGEGVIEVKSTNGDTHLGGDNIDQRIVEWLIDEFKKDEGLDLRAKGNEMALQRLRDAAERAKIELSTTMETEINLPFITADASGPKHLVKRLTRAKLESMVEDIIQRSVGPCKQAMSDAGVTPDKIDEVVLVGGQTRMPRIQALVKELFGKDPHKGVNPDEVVAVGAAIQGGVLGGDVKDLLLLDVTPLTLSIETLGGVSTPMIPRNTTIPTRKSEIFSTAADNQTSVEVHVLQGERPMAGQNRTLGKFHLSGIPPAPRGVPQIEVTFDIDANGILNVTAKDLATQKDQKITITSSSGLSKDEVERMAKEADAHAAEDKAKREEIEARNQLDSMVYSVEKMFREHGDKISGSERGEVEAALADAKKALESNDKGQMESARNRLTQASHKLAEQMYKATAQPGQPGAGAQAGGPQPGSDGQAKKDEGVIDAEYVDVDEKK
- a CDS encoding J domain-containing protein, with the translated sequence MATTTKKDYYEILGVKKSASADEIRKAFRKLARKYHPDVNPGDKAAEERFKSISEANDVLSDAKKRKIYDQLGYYSDNIDPKAAEAYARAAQGGGFPGGGFPGGGAGTGSAQGVPFDFSGFDFSDVGETGAQAGGRKSSFRDIFSNIFSGGRGGFSVEPEGPEPGSDLEYQVTVPFWQAIRGGVMRLNITRSDSCTNCHGTGYVEKPGPCPECGGKGTITQTSGRMKFNVPCPRCGGSGKDRSVCPICSGAGTVNRTEPLEIRIKPGTRDGQRIRIPGKGNAGLHGGEPGDLYIIVRLEEHPVFRREGDDIYLTVPITPTEAALGGKVEVPTIDGRALLRIPPGTQSGQKLRLREKGVPSATREGTRGDEIVEVKIVVPQIRDERSKEILRELTKLNPEDPRQELFKNV
- a CDS encoding GNAT family N-acetyltransferase, with translation MTPSRQVGIVLETPRLFLRRLTLSDSEALFAVLGDPITMQFYPEPLTRQGVQRWIERNLERYENDGYGLWGIALKTSGQLVGDCGLVRQLVEGRPEIEVGYHVRRDQWRRGYATEAARACIDYAFRNLRVSRVISLIRPENLPSRRVAEKNGLEIDHQIPWHHVPHIIYAIGEQEWRKQMTLDGAPRT
- a CDS encoding APC family permease encodes the protein MTYSAASFSPESNLPPRQRNSLRRLSFWPLVIATFFMVSGGAYGTEDIVRGAGYLRGIVILLLTPLLWSVPTALMMGELSSAIPAEGGYYAWVRRAMGDFWGFQEAWLSLGASIFDMAIYPTLFVAYLTRMVPALSLRHRGVMLGVALVALCALLNIAGIRVVATTSVGMFLLLSAPFALIVLLAPFKHGALASGALVHSAPGGVPVGMVGGLLVAMWNYMGWDNASTIAAEVDEPQRTYPRAILTAVVIVALSYILPVAAMSLTGISPNAWETGSWADLAGLVGGPGLRLAVVLGGMISAFGMFNCLVLSYSRLPLAMAQDGLLPSIFARVHPRTQAPWVAILVCATTWALCLGLGFERLVTIDILVYGSSLLLEFIALVVLRITQPDLPRPFRVPGGILGVVALGVAPTVLLGFSVIRSEHEQILGMSSFSVGLLLMAAGVAAYGIRAAWRQLRPTEGATPDAQG
- a CDS encoding helix-turn-helix transcriptional regulator, whose protein sequence is MPKKRGKGAYMISAVAEMYDIHPQTLRLYEREGLLKPSRTEGNTRLYTDEDLERLEFILTLARDLGVNISGIAIILQMRERMEQMQKEMQDFMRALQSEMLSRMSQAQSTEGAIVPVRRVPVGPPAPGSKERK
- a CDS encoding UDP-glucuronic acid decarboxylase family protein, which encodes MRVLVTGGAGFLGSHLCDALLAEDHSVLAVDNLLTGRTNNLEHLKHEPRFELRQLDICEEFDLGRVDYVFHFACPASPVDYMAHGIATLRVGSTGTMNTLEHAKRYGAKFFLASTSECYGDPLVHPQVETYWGNVNPVGPRSVYDEAKRFSEAVTAAYRRYHNMDTKIVRIFNTYGPRMQVNDGRVIPNFMKQALTGAELTVYGDGRQTRSFCYVQDEIEGIMRLAKSEAHSPTNIGNPNEFTILECAKRVLEITGSKSKIRFEPLPQDDPKQRRPDISKAKKLLGWEPKVDLDTGLRLSLDYFRKAVEKSVEVAPS